One Microbacterium sp. No. 7 genomic window carries:
- a CDS encoding helix-turn-helix domain-containing protein, producing the protein MLSIASDVFDAVGRLSGQARGTVSGSIKAPDREVAAAVALLRTHLRRRWSVKELAQAVALSPSQLTRLFRAQLGMSPAAFLRQLRSERMAELLATTRMSIGDAAEAVGWRDLATASRSFKQRFGIAPSAYANTCDQPFSLRYGVTTVTPSSVPSQSPGLAFELSR; encoded by the coding sequence ATGCTGTCGATCGCGTCGGACGTGTTTGATGCGGTAGGGAGACTGAGTGGTCAGGCGCGGGGTACGGTCTCGGGCAGCATCAAGGCGCCGGACCGGGAGGTAGCCGCGGCCGTTGCGCTACTCCGAACCCATCTACGGCGACGGTGGAGCGTCAAAGAACTCGCGCAAGCGGTCGCGTTATCGCCGTCCCAGTTGACGAGGTTGTTCCGCGCTCAGTTAGGGATGTCTCCTGCGGCCTTCCTTAGACAACTTCGCTCCGAGCGCATGGCCGAACTTCTTGCGACTACGCGCATGTCAATTGGTGATGCTGCGGAAGCCGTGGGGTGGCGGGACCTGGCGACCGCGTCACGCTCGTTCAAGCAGCGATTTGGTATCGCTCCGAGTGCCTATGCCAACACGTGCGACCAGCCGTTCTCACTGAGGTACGGCGTCACCACAGTGACTCCCTCCAGCGTTCCATCGCAAAGCCCTGGTCTCGCATTCGAGCTCTCTCGCTGA
- a CDS encoding DNA-methyltransferase, with translation MSDPTPAGPHPSAALPPPVLSAPRATVYHGDAVELLQLLPAGSVDALVSDPPYGLSFNGQAWDDAAGFRESLPHIDTARMGAPEVFEAWCTAWAAGALQALKPGAHVAAFGGARTWHRMVRGLENAGFEIRDQIAWLHTTGMPKSMDLAHAIDKHHGAQRTDRVVQRSDHDGVLGATRSVLAKGTPVTDDAARWEGWGTALRPAFEPIIIARKPPAGSLVVNVLEHGVGGINIDGARFAQGRWPTNVALDAGQADALDVLTGSWQGESLSRKFPIFRFEPKPSATDRPRAFGVSHTTVKPLGLMRWLVTLITPVGGVVLEPFAGSGTTIEAATAAGFQVIAVEKNADYLPLIRSRLDQ, from the coding sequence ATGTCAGACCCCACCCCGGCCGGCCCGCACCCCAGCGCCGCGCTTCCGCCCCCGGTTCTTTCCGCGCCGCGGGCGACGGTGTATCACGGCGACGCGGTCGAGCTCCTCCAACTCCTCCCCGCGGGGAGCGTGGACGCGCTGGTATCGGATCCGCCGTATGGGTTGAGCTTCAACGGGCAGGCGTGGGACGACGCGGCGGGATTCCGGGAATCGCTGCCGCACATCGACACTGCAAGGATGGGTGCGCCGGAGGTGTTCGAGGCGTGGTGCACAGCGTGGGCGGCTGGTGCGTTGCAGGCGCTGAAGCCGGGCGCGCATGTTGCAGCGTTCGGGGGTGCACGCACGTGGCATCGCATGGTGCGCGGGCTGGAGAATGCAGGCTTCGAGATCCGCGATCAGATCGCGTGGCTGCACACGACCGGGATGCCCAAGAGCATGGATCTCGCGCACGCGATCGACAAGCACCACGGTGCGCAGCGCACTGACCGTGTCGTGCAGCGCAGCGACCACGACGGCGTGCTCGGGGCGACTCGCAGCGTGCTCGCGAAAGGCACCCCGGTCACCGACGACGCGGCACGCTGGGAGGGGTGGGGCACGGCGCTGCGTCCGGCATTCGAGCCGATCATCATCGCCCGCAAACCCCCGGCGGGCAGCCTCGTCGTGAACGTTCTCGAGCACGGGGTCGGTGGGATCAATATCGACGGCGCCCGGTTCGCACAAGGCCGGTGGCCGACGAACGTCGCCCTGGATGCTGGGCAGGCGGACGCGCTCGATGTGCTGACCGGGAGCTGGCAGGGCGAGTCGTTGTCGCGGAAGTTCCCGATCTTCCGGTTCGAGCCGAAACCCTCCGCTACGGATCGGCCGCGCGCGTTCGGGGTGTCGCATACGACGGTGAAGCCGCTCGGGCTGATGCGGTGGCTCGTGACGCTGATCACCCCGGTGGGTGGGGTCGTGCTGGAGCCGTTCGCGGGCTCGGGCACCACGATCGAGGCCGCCACCGCTGCCGGGTTCCAGGTGATCGCGGTGGAGAAGAACGCCGACTACCTGCCACTGATCCGCTCCCGCCTCGACCAGTAG